In the Pseudochaenichthys georgianus chromosome 1, fPseGeo1.2, whole genome shotgun sequence genome, one interval contains:
- the myoz2b gene encoding myozenin-2b isoform X1 has translation MCFSRGVLASEYISGHVLSILSPLSLSLPLTQGHTHSLALVSGSVKIREDQTTSWRLTPESVSPLQGYRWHTRNPSTALLRSANLAKAKMSQFCTMPTGERKQRAAAICREVHGTNGDVMDLGKKLSTPKDIMLEELSLLSNRGSRLFKMRQRRSEKYTFESIQNEANTLLNNDILAQNAHIVEIKVDPPADGNAATPEITVSDMSAENSSTTAKCYHSPWDQAILMDPSLAETLKLETSAPDPKQDLPEFKSFNRVATPFGGFDKAPRGITFKLPEIDLNPLKYPELQEPGVKRPTFNRTACGWISEGTHLILPTVTLEPIPVPESDDL, from the exons ATGTGTTTCTCGAGGGGAGTCCTCGCCTCGGAGTACATCAGTGGGCATGTGTTGTCCatcctctcccctctctctctttctctccctctg ACACAGGGACACACTCACAGTTTGGCTTTAGTGTCCGGGAGTGTGAAGATCAGGGAAGATCAAACTACCTCCTGGAGGTTGACCCCTGAGTCCGTGTCTCCCCTTCAAGGATACAGGTGGCACACTAGGAATCCCAGCACAG CACTACTGCGTTCTGCCAACCTTGCCAAAGCCAAAATGTCACAATTCTGTACAATGCCAACTGGAGAGAGGAAGCAGCGCGCAGCAGCTATTTGCCGAGAGGTCCATGGTACCAATG GTGACGTTATGGATCTGGGAAAGAAGCTCAGCACCCCTAAAGACATTATGTTGGAGGAGTTGTCATTACTTTCCAACAGAGGGTCCCGGCTTTTCAAAATGCGCCAGAGAAGATCtgaaaaatatacatttgaaaGTATCCAAAATGAGGCAAACACACTGCTGAAT AATGATATTTTAGCTCAGAATGCTCACATTGTGGAAATTAAAGTGGACCCACCCGCTGATGGCAACGCTGCTACACCAGAAATCACTGTTTCAG ACATGTCTGCAGAGAATTCAAGCACCACAGCTAAGTGCTACCACTCCCCATGGGACCAGGCCATCCTCATGGACCCCAGCCTCGCTGAAACTCTTAAACTGGAAACTTCAGCACCAGACCCAAAACAAGACCTTCCCGAGTTCAAAAGCTTTAACCG GGTCGCCACTCCTTTTGGGGGATTTGACAAAGCTCCCAGAGGAATCACTTTCAAGCTCCCGGAGATAGACCTGAACCCCCTCAAGTACCCCGAGCTGCAGGAGCCCGGAGTGAAGAGACCCACATTCAACCGGACGGCCTGTGGGTGGATATCTGAGGGCACCCATCTGATCCTCCCCACTGTCACCCTGGAGCCAATCCCAGTCCCCGAGTCTGATGACCTGTAG
- the myoz2b gene encoding myozenin-2b isoform X2 — MCFSRGVLASEYISGHVLSILSPLSLSLPLTQGHTHSLALVSGSVKIREDQTTSWRLTPESVSPLQGYRWHTRNPSTGDVMDLGKKLSTPKDIMLEELSLLSNRGSRLFKMRQRRSEKYTFESIQNEANTLLNNDILAQNAHIVEIKVDPPADGNAATPEITVSDMSAENSSTTAKCYHSPWDQAILMDPSLAETLKLETSAPDPKQDLPEFKSFNRVATPFGGFDKAPRGITFKLPEIDLNPLKYPELQEPGVKRPTFNRTACGWISEGTHLILPTVTLEPIPVPESDDL; from the exons ATGTGTTTCTCGAGGGGAGTCCTCGCCTCGGAGTACATCAGTGGGCATGTGTTGTCCatcctctcccctctctctctttctctccctctg ACACAGGGACACACTCACAGTTTGGCTTTAGTGTCCGGGAGTGTGAAGATCAGGGAAGATCAAACTACCTCCTGGAGGTTGACCCCTGAGTCCGTGTCTCCCCTTCAAGGATACAGGTGGCACACTAGGAATCCCAGCACAG GTGACGTTATGGATCTGGGAAAGAAGCTCAGCACCCCTAAAGACATTATGTTGGAGGAGTTGTCATTACTTTCCAACAGAGGGTCCCGGCTTTTCAAAATGCGCCAGAGAAGATCtgaaaaatatacatttgaaaGTATCCAAAATGAGGCAAACACACTGCTGAAT AATGATATTTTAGCTCAGAATGCTCACATTGTGGAAATTAAAGTGGACCCACCCGCTGATGGCAACGCTGCTACACCAGAAATCACTGTTTCAG ACATGTCTGCAGAGAATTCAAGCACCACAGCTAAGTGCTACCACTCCCCATGGGACCAGGCCATCCTCATGGACCCCAGCCTCGCTGAAACTCTTAAACTGGAAACTTCAGCACCAGACCCAAAACAAGACCTTCCCGAGTTCAAAAGCTTTAACCG GGTCGCCACTCCTTTTGGGGGATTTGACAAAGCTCCCAGAGGAATCACTTTCAAGCTCCCGGAGATAGACCTGAACCCCCTCAAGTACCCCGAGCTGCAGGAGCCCGGAGTGAAGAGACCCACATTCAACCGGACGGCCTGTGGGTGGATATCTGAGGGCACCCATCTGATCCTCCCCACTGTCACCCTGGAGCCAATCCCAGTCCCCGAGTCTGATGACCTGTAG